A stretch of the Nyctibius grandis isolate bNycGra1 chromosome 13, bNycGra1.pri, whole genome shotgun sequence genome encodes the following:
- the MOSPD1 gene encoding motile sperm domain-containing protein 1 isoform X2, producing the protein MQQQKRQPELVEGNLPVFVFPTELIFYADDQSTHKQVLTLYNPYEFALKFKVLCTTPNKYAVVDATGAVKPQCCVDIVIRHRDVRASYYGVIDKFRLQVSEQSQRKALGKKEIIATLLPSAKEQQQQKEEEEKRIKEHLAESVFFDQTLCQPENRTASSGPSLLTVFLGIVCIAALMLPTLGEMESLVPLYLHLSVNQKLVAAYVLGLITMVILRT; encoded by the exons ATGCAGCAACAAAAAAGACAGCCAGAGTTAGTGGAAGGAAATCttcctgtttttgtttttcctacagAACTTATATTTTATGCAGATGACCAGTCAACACACAAGCAGGTGTTGACTCTATATAACCCCTATGAGTTTGCCTTAAAATTCAAAG TTCTTTGTACAACTCCAAATAAATATGCGGTGGTTGATGCTACTGGTGCAGTGAAGCCTCAGTGCTGTGTTGATAT tgTGATTCGTCACAGAGATGTTCGGGCGTCTTACTATGGCGTGATAGATAAATTCCGTCTACAAGTGTCTGAGCAGAGCCAGAGAAAAGCATTAGGGAAAAAGGAGATTATTGCTACTCTACTTCCATCTGCAaaggaacaacaacaacaaaaggaagaggaggaaaaacgAATAAAAGAACACCTGGCAGAAAGTGTCTTTTTTGACCAGACTTTGTGTCAACCAG aaaacagaactgcCTCATCGGGACCTAGTTTACTAACAGTCTTCCTAGGAATAGTGTGTATTGCAGCACTAATGCTACCTACATTGGGGGAAATGGAATCCCTGGTGCCTCTCTACCTCCATTTAAGTGTGAATCAAAAGTTAGTAGCTGCTTATGTTTTAG